In a genomic window of Rhopalosiphum maidis isolate BTI-1 chromosome 4, ASM367621v3, whole genome shotgun sequence:
- the LOC113560993 gene encoding uncharacterized protein LOC113560993 produces MDPFRRSSVIPTKDEYLDNAQTFNRTSKIFKEFLHSFEQYDKEEQHKRRDSSSLSDCVKVPRRRVYVKQSYFPVDASFVKANPNHIYITDVNGHLYIVKYKAVRW; encoded by the exons ATGGATCCATTTAGAAGATCAAGTGTAATTCCAACAAAA gaTGAATATTTGGATAACGCTCAAACATTTAATCGAACctcaaaaatttttaaagaatttctaCATAGTTTTGAACAGTATGATAAGGAAGAACAGCACAAGAGACGAGATTCATCCTCTTTAAGTGACTGTGTTAAAGTACCTAGGAGAAGAGTATATGTCAAACAAAGTTATTTTCCTGTGGACGCATCATTTGTAAAAGCTAATCCAAACCATATTTACATAACTGATGTAAATGGCcatttgtatattgttaaatataaagcaGTTAGAtggtaa